A genome region from Falsibacillus pallidus includes the following:
- a CDS encoding type III pantothenate kinase — protein MIFVLDVGNTNIVLGVYDQEELKYHWRVETNRHKTEDEYGMVIKTLLEHVGLSFQAFDGIIISSVVPPIMFSLERMCHKYFQIKPLIVGPGIKTGLNIKYDNPREVGADRIVNAVAGIHEYGSPLIIVDFGTATTYCYINEDKQYMGGAIAPGISISTEALYSKAAKLPRIEIARPDDIIGKNTVSAMQSGILYGYVGQVEGIVNRMKAQSSKEPTVIATGGLATLIDKESKVIDVVDPFLTLKGLRLIYKRNKE, from the coding sequence TTGATTTTTGTATTGGATGTAGGGAATACCAATATTGTGTTGGGTGTATATGACCAAGAAGAATTGAAATATCACTGGCGGGTGGAAACGAACCGCCATAAGACGGAAGATGAATATGGGATGGTCATCAAGACGCTGCTTGAGCATGTAGGTTTATCCTTTCAAGCATTCGACGGCATCATTATTTCTTCCGTGGTTCCGCCTATCATGTTCTCCCTCGAGAGAATGTGCCATAAATATTTTCAAATAAAGCCATTGATTGTAGGACCGGGAATAAAGACCGGTTTGAATATTAAATACGACAACCCTCGTGAAGTCGGTGCTGACCGCATCGTGAATGCAGTGGCCGGGATACATGAATATGGCAGCCCTCTTATCATTGTTGACTTCGGGACAGCCACAACCTATTGCTATATCAATGAAGATAAGCAGTACATGGGCGGCGCGATCGCTCCGGGGATCAGTATTTCAACAGAAGCACTGTATTCCAAGGCGGCGAAACTGCCAAGGATCGAGATTGCAAGGCCAGATGATATCATAGGGAAAAATACAGTTTCAGCCATGCAGTCAGGGATATTGTATGGATATGTAGGGCAAGTTGAAGGTATCGTCAACCGGATGAAAGCCCAAAGCAGCAAAGAGCCGACCGTCATTGCGACAGGTGGACTTGCTACTTTAATCGACAAAGAATCGAAAGTCATTGATGTCGTTGATCCATTCCTGACATTGAAAGGATTACGATTGATTTATAAACGCAACAAAGAATAA
- the hslO gene encoding Hsp33 family molecular chaperone HslO has translation MSDYLVRALAYNGQVRAFGVRSTELVGEAQRRHQTWPTASAALGRAMTAGVMMGSMLKGEDKLTVKIEGGGPIGAILVDSDAKGNVRGYVSNPQVHFDLNEHGKLDVRRAVGTEGFMTVVKDLGLKDFFTGQVPIVSGELGEDFTYYFVSSEQIPSSVGVGVLVNPDNTILASGGFIIQLMPGAEDETIDEIENRLKTIDPISKLIQRGLTPEEILEELLGKGNVKFLDTVPVQFKCRCSKERFADAIVSLGKEEIEDMIQTDGQGEAQCHFCNEIYHFSKEELEALLEAAK, from the coding sequence GTGAGTGATTATTTAGTTAGAGCTTTAGCCTATAATGGACAAGTCCGTGCGTTCGGAGTACGTTCAACAGAATTAGTAGGGGAAGCGCAGAGACGCCATCAAACCTGGCCGACTGCATCTGCAGCGCTGGGCCGTGCTATGACTGCCGGCGTCATGATGGGCTCCATGCTCAAAGGTGAAGATAAATTGACTGTTAAAATCGAGGGCGGCGGTCCGATCGGTGCTATTCTCGTGGACAGCGATGCTAAAGGGAACGTACGCGGATATGTCAGCAACCCTCAAGTTCATTTCGATTTGAATGAACACGGTAAGTTGGATGTACGCCGTGCAGTGGGGACGGAAGGATTCATGACAGTCGTTAAAGATCTAGGGCTGAAAGACTTCTTCACTGGTCAGGTCCCGATTGTATCCGGGGAATTGGGAGAAGATTTCACGTATTATTTCGTTTCTTCTGAACAGATTCCTTCTTCAGTGGGAGTAGGAGTCCTTGTCAATCCGGACAATACCATTCTTGCTTCAGGCGGTTTCATTATTCAATTGATGCCGGGTGCTGAAGATGAGACGATTGATGAAATCGAAAATCGTTTGAAAACAATCGATCCCATTTCTAAACTCATTCAAAGAGGATTGACTCCTGAAGAAATCCTGGAAGAATTATTAGGCAAAGGAAATGTGAAGTTCCTTGATACGGTGCCGGTTCAATTTAAATGCCGCTGCTCCAAAGAGCGATTTGCTGATGCCATCGTCAGCCTGGGCAAAGAGGAAATTGAAGATATGATTCAAACAGATGGACAAGGTGAAGCTCAATGCCACTTCTGTAATGAAATCTATCATTTTTCCAAAGAGGAATTGGAAGCTCTACTAGAAGCAGCTAAGTAA